One window of Parambassis ranga chromosome 3, fParRan2.1, whole genome shotgun sequence genomic DNA carries:
- the senp8 gene encoding sentrin-specific protease 8, with the protein MDPVVLSYQDSLLRRSDVSLLEGPYWLNDQVIGFAFEYFAAERFRVLGKAIIFISPEVTQFIKCASCPDELALFLEPLDLASRRWVFLAVNDNSNQTAGGSHWSLLVYHHNSNHFAHYDSQNGSNSLHARRIASKLEPFLGAGRKAMFVEEPCPSQQNSYDCGMYVICIAEALCEKARVEGSPRLPVQIITPAYITQKRAEWCRLIQSLAQSDLCCSLSFP; encoded by the coding sequence ATGGACCCTGTAGTGCTGAGCTACCAGGACAGCCTGCTGCGGCGCTCTGATGTCTCCTTACTGGAAGGTCCTTACTGGCTCAATGACCAAGTCATTGGTTTTGCCTTTGAGTACTTTGCTGCAGAGCGCTTCAGAGTCCTGGGGAAGgccatcatcttcatcagccCAGAGGTCACCCAGTTTATCAAGTGTGCTTCTTGCCCTGATGAGTTAGCCCTGTTTCTAGAGCCGCTAGATCTCGCCTCCCGCCGCTGGGTCTTTCTAGCCGTTAATGACAACTCCAACCAGACCGCCGGGGGGTCCCACTGGAGCCTCTTGGTCTACCATCATAACTCCAATCACTTTGCTCACTATGACtctcaaaatggcagcaattCACTGCACGCACGCCGCATTGCCAGCAAGTTGGAGCCTTTCTTGGGTGCAGGAAGAAAAGCAATGTTTGTGGAGGAGCCCTGCCCATCACAGCAGAACAGCTATGACTGTGGCATGTATGTTATCTGTATCGCTGAGGCCTTGTGTGAGAAGGCAAGGGTGGAGGGTTCACCACGCCTTCCTGTGCAAATCATCACCCCAGCCTACATCACCCAGAAGAGGGCTGAATGGTGCAGACTGATCCAGAGTCTAGCTCAGAGTGACCTCTGCTGCTCCCTGTCTTTTCCTTAG
- the gramd2aa gene encoding GRAM domain-containing protein 2A has product MTEQQEPSEETGLLPTQDLDPSKDDDTHGHFRFHLIEDLSYEDVKKCYRGSTVSKYNSQYHKLFQCVPKDEILMKVYSCALLRDILLQGRLYISRNWLCFYANLFGKDIKVAIPVVSVRLVKKHKTAGLVPNGLAITTDTGQKYVFVSLLSRDSVYDVLRRICTHLQVNGKSLSLKQFMEEPTLSLDEFPAPDEFPVVDEFPSVLKWRRKPSVVSVSSSLPDLLGNSTSSLSAVDTPFKSEPPLEERALQTDRGLLSEPVAELGQMEYQLLKFFTLLIILLILSSCYLAFRVCSLEQQLSFLSNPNLPLRER; this is encoded by the exons ATGACTGAGCAGCAGGAGCCGAGTGAAGAAACAGGCCTGCTCCCTACGCAGGACCTGGACCCCTCCAAGGACGACGACACACACGGCCACTTCAG GTTCCATCTGATCGAGGACCTGTCATATGAAGATGTGAAGAAATGCTACAGGGGCTCG ACTGTCAGCAAGTACAACTCGCAGTACCACAAACTGTTCCAGTGTGTGCCCAAGGATGAGATCCTCATGAAAG TGTACTCCTGCGCTCTCCTCAGAGACATCCTTCTACAGGGCCGGCTCTACATTTCCAGAAACTGGTTGTGTTTTTATGCCAACCTCTTTGGCAAGGACATCAAG GTGGCTAtccctgttgtttctgtgcGGCTGGTGAAGAAGCACAAAACGGCAGGCCTGGTGCCCAATGGCTTGGCTATCACTACAGACACTGGCCAGAAG TATGTTTTTGTATCTCTGCTATCAAGAGACAGTGTGTATGACGTCCTGCGCAGGATCTGCACACACTTACAg GTCAATGGGAAGAGTCTGAGCTTAAAGCAGTTCATGGAGGAGCCGACCTTATCACTG GACGAGTTCCCGGCTCCAGACGAGTTCCCGGTGGTGGATGAATTCCCATCAGTGTTAAAGTGGAGAAGGAAACCCTCGGTggtgtctgtgtcctcctccctTCCTGACCTCCTGGGGAACTCCACCAGCAGCCTGAGCGCCGTTGACACCCCCTTCAAATCAGAGCCGCCGCTGGAAG agcgagctctgcagacagacagaggtctTTTATCAGAGCCAGTGGCAGAGCTGGGCCAGATGGAGTACCAGCTGCTCAAGTTCTTCACCCTGCT AATTATTCTCCTCATCCTGTCGTCGTGCTATTTGGCCTTTCGTGTGTGCAGTCTGGAGCAGCAGCTTTCGTTCCTCAGTAACCCAAATCTGCCCCTGAGAGAGAG GTAG